From Desulfonispora thiosulfatigenes DSM 11270, one genomic window encodes:
- the pgsA gene encoding CDP-diacylglycerol--glycerol-3-phosphate 3-phosphatidyltransferase → MNLPNSLTIFRIILVPFFMFFLLVKMPYGQFIAALIFIIAASTDGLDGYIARKRKQITNFGKIMDPLADKLLVSAALISLVELGKISGWIAVIIIGREFAVTGLRAVAASEGVVIAASKIGKYKTVSQIIAIIAILMNDFIINLIGLSLGQYLLYIAVFFTIYSGIDYFSKAGKLIKVG, encoded by the coding sequence ATGAACTTACCTAACTCTTTAACCATTTTTCGAATAATTTTAGTGCCATTTTTTATGTTCTTTTTGCTAGTAAAGATGCCTTATGGTCAATTTATAGCTGCTTTAATTTTTATAATTGCAGCTAGTACAGATGGGCTAGATGGATATATTGCTAGAAAAAGAAAACAAATAACTAACTTTGGTAAAATAATGGATCCTTTAGCTGATAAATTATTAGTTTCAGCTGCCCTGATTTCTTTAGTTGAATTAGGCAAAATTTCTGGTTGGATAGCTGTGATTATTATTGGGAGAGAATTTGCAGTTACAGGTCTTAGAGCTGTTGCAGCTTCAGAAGGGGTAGTAATAGCTGCAAGTAAGATTGGGAAATACAAGACGGTATCACAAATAATTGCAATTATAGCCATTTTAATGAACGATTTTATTATTAATTTAATAGGTTTATCCTTAGGACAATATTTATTATATATTGCTGTGTTTTTCACTATATATTCAGGAATAGATTACTTTAGTAAAGCTGGAAAACTGATAAAGGTTGGTTAA
- a CDS encoding helix-turn-helix domain-containing protein, which yields MIGIGKILKEARLKKGVSLEEVEKEIKIRKKYIEALEEDNYEILPGKVYIKGFLKLYGNYLSLDVPDLLKQFEDSFAEPVEEQPAIEEEASEEKPKFTLNKNQIIIAGVIISLIVLALVIPAMAKLFKNDNKVNPEKDKTQIEQNTEKPAVNENKPKNNAVTPDKVQPSKDKDKDILDNEQEDEDKIKDDQKDDKLLLKVKIIDIGPEKEECWVQLYSDGNKSYEGILEEGQIKTVEADQKIKISLGNAGVAEVYLGKKKLGLLGEEKQVIKNKEFTKDDL from the coding sequence ATCATAGGTATCGGGAAAATTTTAAAAGAGGCACGATTAAAAAAAGGAGTATCACTTGAAGAAGTTGAAAAAGAGATTAAAATTAGGAAAAAATATATAGAAGCGTTAGAAGAAGATAATTATGAAATTTTGCCTGGAAAGGTATACATAAAAGGGTTTCTAAAATTATATGGTAACTATTTAAGTTTAGATGTACCTGATTTATTAAAACAATTTGAAGACTCTTTTGCTGAACCAGTAGAGGAACAACCTGCTATTGAAGAAGAAGCTTCTGAAGAAAAGCCGAAATTTACATTGAATAAAAATCAAATTATAATCGCAGGTGTAATTATTTCGTTAATAGTTTTGGCACTTGTAATACCGGCAATGGCAAAATTATTTAAAAATGATAATAAAGTTAACCCTGAAAAAGACAAAACTCAAATTGAACAAAATACTGAAAAACCAGCTGTAAATGAAAACAAACCTAAAAATAATGCTGTAACACCAGATAAAGTTCAGCCTTCTAAAGATAAGGATAAAGACATTTTAGACAATGAGCAAGAAGATGAAGACAAAATCAAAGATGACCAAAAGGATGACAAACTGCTTTTAAAAGTAAAAATTATTGATATTGGGCCAGAAAAAGAAGAATGTTGGGTACAATTGTATAGTGATGGAAACAAATCCTATGAAGGCATACTAGAAGAAGGACAAATAAAAACAGTTGAAGCAGATCAAAAGATAAAAATAAGTTTAGGTAATGCAGGGGTAGCTGAGGTGTATCTAGGTAAGAAAAAACTAGGATTACTAGGAGAAGAAAAACAAGTTATTAAGAATAAAGAATTTACAAAAGATGATTTATAA
- a CDS encoding phosphatidylglycerophosphatase A family protein, translating to MKKIIYLLATGLGTGNLKPAPGTWGSLLALIITYFLPSNLLSIVITAILGIYICQKAEEYLGEHDSPRIVWDEMVGIWIAAYHVSGVYLIYAFILFRIFDISKIYPIDKLQRLPGGLGIMMDDIVAGIFARIVLSLIMFVI from the coding sequence ATGAAGAAAATAATATATCTTTTAGCTACAGGATTAGGTACCGGAAACTTAAAGCCAGCTCCGGGAACATGGGGGTCGCTCCTTGCTCTTATAATTACATACTTTCTGCCAAGTAATCTATTATCTATTGTTATTACTGCAATACTTGGTATTTATATATGTCAAAAGGCAGAAGAATACTTAGGTGAACATGATAGTCCACGAATTGTGTGGGATGAAATGGTTGGAATTTGGATTGCCGCGTATCATGTTTCAGGTGTATATTTAATTTATGCATTTATTTTGTTTAGAATATTTGATATCTCCAAAATTTATCCGATAGATAAGTTACAGCGTTTGCCTGGTGGCTTAGGAATAATGATGGATGATATTGTAGCTGGGATATTTGCGAGAATTGTTCTTAGTTTAATAATGTTTGTAATATAA
- a CDS encoding DNA translocase FtsK produces MSKRKTVINELKFEFKGIILVGIALYILLSLINEPQGSYVLPEERIGFIGSFFIKSITSIAGDGKTFIPLYILYIGISIMYKRANLNKKRITVIGILITTLLTIFHLNLPIEAIETFAKSVQNGFIGSGGGVIGGFFSWLLLITLGLVGAYLLIFSIWISSLLYLTNTSLKQVTLKVLNLLKNVTKGLKEQLVNFVFTTEDESEEVIPKKVQKKNIEEKTNKENKIEEPLIISHFENEDNCKEENLIKENIKKERKKNNEINSKELGNNKEDISIVRVNEGLKDGDFNLPNVNMLEKTIKSKTGLNQRDINDNIMVLQKTLESFGVKGKVVQVSCGPAITRYEFQPAPGVKVSKIVNLADDISLSLASADVRIEAPIPGKAAIGIEVPNKEVSTVGFREVIESEEFKQSRSYLSVALGKDIAGKSIVTSLEKMPHLLIAGSTGSGKSVCMNALINSILFKAKPSEVKFIMIDPKMVELTTYNGIPHLITPVVTDPKKAASALRWAVHEMETRYEKFASSGVKDITRYNENIGNHEEGEFMPYIVVLIDELADLMMIAPADVEDAICRLAQMARAAGIHLVIATQRPSVDVITGIIKANVPSRIAFAVSSQIDSRTILDMGGAEKLLGRGDMLFYPTGLPKPTRLQGVYVSDKDVVKIVDFLKEQDNPEYLEEITNQEIKNVKIKEDDDNDELIPEATKLFIENGQASISLLQRRFRIGYNRAARIIDIMEVKGIVGKHEGSKARQVLITVNDYERIYGKY; encoded by the coding sequence GTGAGTAAAAGAAAAACGGTTATTAATGAATTGAAATTTGAATTTAAAGGTATAATTCTTGTAGGGATTGCACTATATATATTACTTAGCTTAATTAATGAGCCACAAGGTTCATATGTTTTGCCTGAGGAAAGAATCGGTTTTATAGGTTCGTTTTTTATAAAATCTATTACAAGCATTGCAGGGGATGGTAAAACCTTTATTCCCTTATACATACTTTATATTGGTATTAGTATTATGTACAAAAGAGCAAATCTAAATAAGAAAAGGATAACAGTAATTGGAATATTAATTACTACTTTACTAACTATTTTCCATCTTAATTTACCTATAGAGGCTATTGAAACATTTGCTAAATCTGTACAAAATGGTTTTATTGGTTCAGGAGGAGGAGTAATAGGAGGATTTTTTAGTTGGCTTTTGTTAATCACCTTAGGATTAGTAGGAGCTTATTTACTGATTTTTTCTATTTGGATTTCAAGTTTACTGTATTTAACTAATACATCATTAAAACAGGTTACTTTAAAAGTATTAAATCTATTAAAAAATGTGACTAAAGGGTTAAAAGAGCAACTAGTGAATTTTGTCTTTACAACTGAAGATGAAAGTGAAGAAGTAATTCCAAAAAAGGTGCAAAAAAAAAATATTGAGGAAAAAACAAATAAAGAAAATAAAATAGAAGAACCTTTAATAATTAGTCATTTTGAAAATGAGGATAATTGCAAAGAAGAGAATTTGATAAAAGAAAATATAAAAAAAGAACGAAAAAAGAATAACGAAATAAATTCTAAGGAATTAGGAAATAATAAAGAAGATATTTCAATAGTTAGGGTTAATGAGGGTCTAAAGGATGGAGATTTTAATCTTCCTAACGTAAATATGCTTGAAAAAACTATTAAAAGCAAAACGGGTTTAAATCAACGTGACATAAATGATAATATTATGGTGCTTCAAAAAACACTAGAGAGTTTTGGTGTAAAAGGTAAAGTGGTACAAGTAAGTTGTGGACCTGCTATCACAAGATATGAATTTCAACCTGCACCAGGTGTTAAGGTAAGTAAAATTGTAAATTTAGCTGATGATATTTCCCTTAGTTTAGCTTCAGCAGATGTACGGATAGAGGCTCCGATTCCAGGTAAAGCGGCAATAGGAATAGAAGTCCCTAATAAAGAGGTATCTACGGTAGGATTTAGAGAAGTAATAGAAAGTGAAGAATTTAAACAATCTAGGTCATATTTAAGTGTTGCACTAGGCAAAGACATAGCAGGAAAGTCAATCGTTACAAGTTTAGAAAAAATGCCTCATTTATTAATTGCTGGTTCTACTGGTTCAGGTAAAAGCGTATGTATGAATGCACTAATAAATAGTATTTTATTTAAAGCTAAACCATCTGAGGTAAAATTTATCATGATAGATCCTAAAATGGTAGAACTGACTACATATAATGGAATACCACATTTAATTACTCCTGTAGTAACTGATCCTAAAAAAGCAGCATCTGCGTTAAGATGGGCAGTACATGAAATGGAAACTAGATATGAAAAATTTGCAAGCTCAGGTGTAAAAGATATCACCAGGTATAATGAAAACATAGGTAACCATGAAGAAGGCGAATTTATGCCGTATATTGTAGTGTTAATTGATGAGCTTGCAGACTTAATGATGATAGCTCCAGCGGATGTAGAGGATGCAATTTGTAGATTAGCTCAAATGGCAAGGGCAGCTGGTATACACTTAGTAATAGCTACACAAAGGCCATCAGTAGATGTAATTACAGGTATAATTAAGGCAAATGTTCCTTCAAGGATTGCTTTTGCAGTATCTTCTCAAATTGATTCAAGAACTATTCTAGATATGGGTGGCGCTGAAAAGTTATTAGGTAGGGGAGATATGCTTTTTTATCCAACAGGATTACCAAAACCTACTCGCCTGCAGGGTGTATATGTATCAGACAAAGATGTTGTGAAAATTGTGGATTTTTTAAAAGAACAAGATAACCCTGAGTATTTGGAGGAAATAACTAACCAGGAAATCAAAAATGTAAAAATTAAGGAAGATGATGATAATGATGAGTTAATTCCAGAGGCAACTAAATTATTTATTGAAAATGGTCAAGCCTCAATCTCACTTCTTCAAAGACGATTTAGAATTGGTTATAATAGGGCAGCAAGAATAATTGACATTATGGAAGTAAAAGGTATAGTAGGTAAACATGAAGGAAGCAAGGCAAGACAAGTTTTAATAACCGTTAATGATTATGAGCGAATTTATGGTAAGTATTAG
- the rimO gene encoding 30S ribosomal protein S12 methylthiotransferase RimO, with the protein MKKVALISLGCAKNLIDSENMIALIKDANHTFMNNPEEADIIIINTCGFIGDAKEESINTILEMAQYKKGGKCEVLIVVGCLVQKYHEELHKELPEVDIFLGTTAYEEIMNAVNEFIQNKNYIVKVNNDFKEYIELPRHVSTPSHYAYLRIAEGCDNNCTYCIIPQFRGPYRSRKKDNILKEAEELVNSGVKELLIIAEDITQYGIDLYSDYNLVSLLKDLVKINDLRWVRLLYCYPNNFTDELIEVIRDEPKICKYVDIPLQHSDDNILRKMGRQITENEIRSLLTKIRNKIPEMIIRSTFIVGFPGEEQKNFDNLMKFLEDMKLDRVGAFTYSQEESTPAAKLPRQIDGDVKEERKRRLMELQHDILIEKHDLLRNKIISVQVDECHPERENLWICRSEGEAPEIDPVIMVYSEKTLTLGELIKVKITHLQDYDLIGEVDYELT; encoded by the coding sequence ATGAAAAAGGTGGCACTTATATCATTAGGTTGTGCAAAAAACTTAATTGATTCAGAAAATATGATTGCTTTAATAAAAGATGCTAATCATACTTTTATGAATAATCCTGAAGAAGCAGATATAATAATAATTAACACATGCGGTTTTATAGGTGATGCTAAAGAAGAATCTATAAATACCATTTTAGAAATGGCGCAGTATAAAAAAGGTGGCAAGTGTGAAGTTTTAATAGTTGTAGGATGTTTAGTTCAAAAGTATCATGAGGAATTACATAAAGAATTACCAGAAGTGGATATTTTTCTTGGAACAACAGCCTATGAAGAAATTATGAATGCTGTAAATGAATTTATCCAAAATAAGAACTATATAGTAAAGGTAAATAATGACTTTAAAGAGTATATTGAATTACCTAGGCATGTGTCTACTCCAAGTCATTATGCTTATTTAAGGATAGCTGAGGGTTGTGATAATAATTGTACTTATTGCATTATTCCACAGTTTAGAGGTCCTTATAGAAGTAGAAAAAAAGACAATATACTAAAAGAAGCAGAAGAATTAGTTAATAGTGGGGTAAAAGAGCTTTTAATTATTGCTGAGGATATAACCCAGTATGGGATTGATCTTTATAGTGATTATAATTTAGTTTCTTTATTAAAAGATTTAGTGAAAATTAATGATTTAAGATGGGTTAGATTGCTTTATTGTTACCCTAATAATTTCACAGATGAATTGATAGAAGTTATTAGAGATGAACCTAAAATATGCAAGTATGTAGATATTCCCCTCCAACATAGCGATGATAATATATTAAGAAAAATGGGGAGACAAATAACAGAAAATGAAATAAGAAGTTTATTAACAAAAATTAGAAATAAGATTCCTGAAATGATTATAAGATCTACATTTATCGTAGGTTTTCCGGGAGAAGAACAAAAGAATTTTGATAATCTTATGAAATTTTTAGAAGATATGAAATTAGATCGTGTAGGAGCATTTACTTATTCACAGGAAGAAAGTACACCTGCGGCAAAGTTACCGCGACAAATTGATGGAGATGTAAAGGAAGAACGTAAAAGACGGTTAATGGAGCTGCAACATGATATTTTAATAGAAAAACATGATTTGCTAAGAAACAAAATTATTTCGGTTCAAGTAGACGAATGTCATCCCGAACGAGAAAATTTATGGATTTGTCGTAGTGAAGGTGAGGCACCTGAAATTGACCCAGTGATAATGGTGTACTCAGAAAAAACCCTAACTCTAGGAGAGTTAATTAAAGTGAAAATTACGCACTTACAAGACTATGATTTAATAGGAGAGGTTGACTATGAACTTACCTAA